The DNA window TATAACAGGTTATTCTCTCACACAGCTGAGTGAAATATATGGTCCCGTGTTCACAGTCTATTTTGGAACACGCCCAATTGTGGTCTTGTGTGGACATGGTGCTGTGAAGGAGGCCCTGATAGACAAGGCAGAAGAATTCAGTGGAAGGGCCACCAACCCTACCCTGGAACGGACCTTCCAAGGACATGGTGAGCCATTCCTATCAGCTTTGCTACCATGATTCCCATTTCCTGCTACTTCCCGTTGGTTGCTTCATTTCTTTCTTGTTTCCTGCAGGGGTGGTCTTTGCCAATGGAGAGCGTTGGAAGCAACTACGGCGATTTTCTCTCAGCGTTTTGAGGGATTTTGGAATGGGGAAAAAATCCATTCACGAGCGAATCCAGGAGGAGGCCCATTTCCTGTTGGATGAATTCAGGAAGACTAAGGGTGAGTTGAGATGTGATGAATAGCAATATAACCTATCATTCTCAACAAGAATGTCAAAGCACGTATCAAAAAATATCAGCTGTGTCATTTTCCGTTCTGGCATCTAAATCATTAGAAGTTTACCCTTCCTCTAATTTTTCAttttctgtgaattttctggTTAATATTATGGTTGAGATACTCCGCTGTGAAATGTAGCTATGATTACATAGCTACAATGACTTTGGTATCCTGACCTAGCTACATTACTCATTACATTACCAAAAAAGACTCCATTTAGTCATTTAGAATCTCCAAATAGAGGAGACACCAGGGTCCTGGGAGATATAATGGAAATGACTTATACAACCCTAATACAAGTGAGGCATGTTGTAACAGCACCTGTAAAATAAGGGCCATGAGACTAAATAATGTCTTCTAGCCCAACACTCCAGCCTTGACTTACCAGGCAGCAGCCACTGTGAGTGACAGGGGTCTGTTTTCATATCGATCAGGATTCAGTGGGCTGTCATTCTTAATCTTTCTACAAGTGATCCCTTGTGAAATAGTCAGGAGCAAAGTCCCTGTTTCAAAGACTCCTTGCACCAAAGATAGCTCATGGAAGGGGAGTGAATCAGTCTGTTATGTGAATAGGTAGGAGAATAGAACCCCGTCACTTGCAGTGGCTGCTGCCCAGTATGTCAGGATCAAGTGACTTCTCCACAGTGTTGAATACATAGAGATTGTGCATGCAAATCATTTATGAAGTTGTAACTTTAGGTTATGTATTCATAACTATAATCATAAAGTCAAGCCAATGTTTTTATgcacataaatattaaaacattccTGACATGTTAGACAAGAACTAACATGACTTCCATATATCTGGAAGACATCAGATTGTATAGGGTTTAGGCTCCAGATGGATAAaagaagcagaggaagaagttgcGGTTTAGAGCGTGATGCCCAAATGTGGGATGAATGGGGAAGGAATACTGGAAGAGATCAGGGagaataaagaaaaggaaaaatggaaTATTTCCTTCTTTCTAAAATGTGTGGGAAAGCAGGGAGAAGAAAAATAATCTCCCCTATCAAAAAAGCAACTTTATAACTTTGTAAAAGGTGAGACTGTCCTAAAAGATATTGTCTAAGCCAACTTTCCCCATCCTGATGACAATTTTCCAGATGTTCTGAGCTAAAATTCTCATCCATCTGAAACATCTGCAGGGTATAAGCAATATGTTCAGTGAAGTAATGAGACCttccttctcccctcccccccttgtTTTTCAGAGAAGCCCTTTGACCCAACTTACTTCCTCAGTCGGGCTGTCTCCAACGTCATTTGCTCCATTGTTTTTGGGGACCGCTTTGACTATGAAAACAAGGAATTTCAGGCCCTTATGGAGATGATGAACAACAGCTTCCGAGAGATAAGCACAGCCTGGGCTCAGGTAACCAATACCCCTCCTGGAGTATTGGATGGGTAGGCTGCACCTCCAGGTACACTAACAGGATCCTGCCCAAAGATTATTCTGGGTGTACTTAACCCACCTTAAACAAAATGGGACATCCAGCTAGAAATGCTCATGGGCCAAACTAGGAAAACTCTACTGATGCCAGGGAGTAATTGGGCAGATCATCAACTGGACATCTTTTATCTTCTCATACAGTTCTATGACATGTATGAAAGCTTTCTGAAGTATTTCCCAGGACCCCACACTAAAATCTATAATATCCTGGAAGATATGATATGCTTCATTGCCAAGAAAGTGAAGAAGAATAAAGAAACCTTTGATCCCAACTACCCACGGGACTTCATCGATTGCTTCCTCACCCAGATGGAGAAGGTATTTTGGTGGGTCATGAACTGATGATCTTCCAACCTCAGGCATCCTCGTATTTTCCAGAATACAATTATTTTCCTCTCCCCAACCCTTGGTTATGCTGTTTCATCTTATAGGAATCATAGTTCAAAACACCTGTAGAGCACCAACCTTCCTAACCTGCTCTAGTGCTATATTAAGATTGATGTGGGCTGTGTATTTAAAAAGATGGGAGACTATGGTAATCCATTTGTccaaaaaatgacatttatactGCTAGGTAGATCAATGTGCTGTGGTGTGGGTGTGCTGTGTATTATCATCCTATCCTTAATAAAATAAGAAGAGCCAAAGAGAAataggtaattttttaaaaaatcaagactgGTTGTTTCATAGTATTTGGAACTTATTCCCTAGTTCGCATTTCATGTACAAAGTGAAATGTAACTAacttaaaatatattattctgcAAAAATGTTAGGAAGAAGGTCTTCACTATACGAGCTGTCCAGCAGTAAAATTAACTTGTCTGGAAGACTGATAGATAGTGCTTctgctttggaagtctttaaaacGTGGTTGTATTGGGCATCTATTAGACATGCTTCAGTTGCATATTCTTGTATACTGGAAGGTAGGTGGACCAAGTGGCCACTGGGATAACATCCAACTCTAAAATTCTAGGTTGTTCTGAGTCCTCcgggctctgaggatgcctgccatagatgtgggcgaaacatcaggaaataatgtttctagaacatgaccatacagcccagaagactcacaacaacccagtgattccggccatgaaagccttcggcaatacATGAAAATTCTAGAATTCTTATGAGGAAGAAAGAAACATGCAACTTGTCAATGCTTTCCCAATCTTGCTGTCAATTATCCTTACTAGAGTGGTCTTACAATGTTTTGCTTTTTCATATTTTCAGGAAAAAGACAAGGCTTCAAGTGAATTCAATGAAAGGAACTTAGAGCTCACTACCCTGAACCTCTTCTTTGCTGGAACAGAGACAGTCAGCTCCACCCTGAGATATGGGTTTCTGTTTCTGATGAAACATCCTGAAGTTCAAGGTATGGATGGGTTTGTATCGGGAAAGCAATTAGAAGCAACCCAaggaataaaaaggaaaatatacacaTACGCTTTTACAATACCTCCTGAAACTGGTATTTAAACGGTTATTCCATTTACCTATATTGACATTAGAAGCTCAGCTCCCTTTCAGAATTTTTAGAATTTAACTCGGTGAATATTTTTGACAGCAAAAGTGCATGAAGAAATTGATCGAGTGATTGGCCACAATCGTGTCCCAAACATTGAAGACCGGAGCCAGATGCCATACATGGATGCCGTCATCCATGAAATACAGAGATGTAGTGATCTCATTCCCATGGATGTGGCCCACCGGGTTATCTGTGACACTGAATTCAGAGGATACATCATCCCTAAGGTACAGGATGTAGAGATTGCAGGTAACACCTAGAGATATGGGTGAACTTAGCCCACCTTAAACAAAATGGGTCAGAGAGAAAGCtgcctataaataaagtaaataaataatatgttgttTTGAAATGGTGATTCATTTTTATAGGATATCCTGCCCAAGCCATCTGGAAATATTTGGAAATGCAGCATGTCTTCCTACAGCCCAAAATCTGCTATTGGCATTTAATGTGGGATGTTGTGGCTAATAGGATGTCCAAAAAGGCATTTAACACTATTGAGTGGGTTAGTTCTGCTGTAGAGGTGTCTTTAGTTCTGATATTAAAAACTGTTTTTTGGGGTATTTGGCGGGGACTTGTAATAAATGTTTCAGGGTTCAAACTTGTCTCTTGAATCTGGATCACATAGTTATACAGAAGTCATAAGCTAAGACTATGTCACTCCTAAAGTATGAAGGATTGTGACTGTAGGAAAAAAGAGGAAGGTCCAAGAAATGGTGTCATGAAACAATGAACAGTATTTATGGGATATTCTACTTTACCTGTTTGCTAATCTGCCCTTGGTGGAAACAGATTTAACTTTTGCTACCAGGAAAACTAAATGCCGCATAGAACCAAGTACAGAAATCAATCAGATCAGCATCTTTATGCTGAATATTTAAATGAAACTCATGGGCCACCTATGGATGGTGGCCCACATGCTGCTCTAGAACCTCCTGGTGCCATTCCTGAAGCTTTGACTCTCCCATTGAAACCCTGTTTCTTTTTTCCACAGGGAACAGAAATCTACCCTATTCTCAGCAGTGTCCTTCATGACCCCACAATGTTTAAAAGACCCTTTGCTTTCGACCCAGAGAATTTCCTGGATGAGAATGGACGCTTCAAGAAGAACGATGCCTTTGTCCCATTCTCCTCAGGTACAATTTTTCCATACACTTAAattatttttccaatattttctcaTCTCTAA is part of the Anolis carolinensis isolate JA03-04 unplaced genomic scaffold, rAnoCar3.1.pri scaffold_10, whole genome shotgun sequence genome and encodes:
- the LOC100556452 gene encoding cytochrome P450 2G1; translation: MDLSGAVILFLVIYLSFLAIVSFKRKLSNKGKLPPGPTALPLIGNFLQIKSSETLKSLLRLSEIYGPVFTVYFGTRPIVVLCGHGAVKEALIDKAEEFSGRATNPTLERTFQGHGVVFANGERWKQLRRFSLSVLRDFGMGKKSIHERIQEEAHFLLDEFRKTKEKPFDPTYFLSRAVSNVICSIVFGDRFDYENKEFQALMEMMNNSFREISTAWAQFYDMYESFLKYFPGPHTKIYNILEDMICFIAKKVKKNKETFDPNYPRDFIDCFLTQMEKEKDKASSEFNERNLELTTLNLFFAGTETVSSTLRYGFLFLMKHPEVQAKVHEEIDRVIGHNRVPNIEDRSQMPYMDAVIHEIQRCSDLIPMDVAHRVICDTEFRGYIIPKGTEIYPILSSVLHDPTMFKRPFAFDPENFLDENGRFKKNDAFVPFSSGKRICLGEALARMELFLFFTTILQSFQLKSLVPPEDINIIPQESGFATIPPFYQLSVIPR